The uncultured Desulfuromonas sp. genome has a segment encoding these proteins:
- a CDS encoding prepilin-type N-terminal cleavage/methylation domain-containing protein, with translation MKNIKLRHAKISRQAGFTLLEVLIVVFILGLLTAMITPAAGMLDNHRRAEITRDTMKQLRRAIVGPQDRFDAEGHPLIGGYVGDLHAWPALWEARAEVRPNFGGVGWEDPDHMASGLGQSQGPDYPVDASKVFLRPSGFFRGNRWHWNRPYRRLSDDPTADSDHIGGLETENEGQPRGLWTRFPEDLPFDIGSYKAPGLDLGPNWKGPYISPPLDQKLSDSDHWAENDGDYEALEPVWIPALSVERWEDGDYYPSPDEPGEFFDDKESFRLLQNDGRFVDGWGRSLRFFITDDPDDSGDATIFWILSEGPDREGEYPNKGTCASHVWTSDASDIMSLAYDEDADTNQDNIVLKLYSRDWQALLDVQQQAKIAATRQLLGRIRQALVGDAPGGLNSGFTGDTGQWPALLRWESDHWDDKNSADTAYTVGQPRGLWTREPNGSDGTDDTDDLSSSLWGIGWKRSYLTAPQGHGAGQVLVDAWEREMLFFYDVAEDALLILSRGKDGQYDFGDTGGDYEAPANPVEAFDVDSYDPTATYNTDNVTLRVDAIDWQPGYFLLPQLTVVNAYVGDATYDTTKAAFYRSASPTDGIDLLSASVLTDADSDTLADDWVVGDGSLVDPAFNYDDLSSELLPSGARYLVVWHDADDNDTVDSGEKYRAFIYPVTAESGSGTQVTLTIDGTTFHSAP, from the coding sequence ATGAAAAACATCAAGTTGCGACATGCGAAAATATCCCGCCAAGCCGGCTTCACCCTGCTGGAAGTGCTGATCGTTGTTTTCATCCTCGGCCTGCTCACGGCCATGATTACCCCGGCGGCTGGCATGCTCGACAACCACCGGCGCGCCGAGATCACCCGCGACACCATGAAACAGCTGCGCCGCGCCATCGTGGGTCCGCAGGATCGATTCGACGCCGAAGGCCACCCGCTGATCGGCGGCTACGTCGGTGATCTGCATGCCTGGCCCGCGCTGTGGGAGGCACGCGCCGAGGTGCGTCCCAACTTCGGCGGCGTCGGTTGGGAAGATCCGGACCACATGGCCAGCGGACTGGGCCAGAGCCAGGGACCGGACTACCCCGTGGACGCCAGTAAGGTTTTTTTACGCCCGTCGGGCTTTTTTCGCGGCAACCGCTGGCACTGGAACCGCCCCTATCGTCGCCTGAGCGACGATCCGACGGCCGACAGCGACCACATCGGCGGGCTGGAAACGGAGAACGAGGGTCAGCCGCGCGGGCTGTGGACCCGCTTTCCCGAAGATCTCCCGTTTGATATCGGCAGCTACAAAGCACCGGGTCTGGATCTGGGGCCGAACTGGAAAGGGCCGTACATCAGCCCACCGCTCGACCAAAAGCTTTCCGACAGCGACCACTGGGCCGAGAACGACGGCGACTATGAAGCGCTGGAACCGGTTTGGATTCCCGCCTTGAGCGTAGAGCGGTGGGAGGATGGTGACTATTACCCCTCGCCGGACGAACCGGGCGAGTTTTTCGACGACAAGGAATCCTTCCGCCTGCTGCAGAACGATGGCCGTTTCGTCGACGGCTGGGGACGTTCCCTGCGCTTTTTCATCACCGACGATCCGGACGATTCCGGTGACGCCACCATCTTCTGGATTCTCTCGGAAGGGCCGGACCGCGAAGGAGAATACCCGAACAAGGGAACCTGCGCCAGCCATGTCTGGACGTCGGACGCAAGCGACATCATGAGCCTGGCCTACGACGAAGACGCCGATACGAACCAGGACAACATCGTGCTCAAGCTCTACTCGCGCGACTGGCAGGCGCTCCTCGATGTGCAGCAGCAGGCCAAAATCGCCGCCACGCGTCAGTTGCTGGGCCGGATACGCCAGGCTCTTGTCGGTGATGCTCCGGGCGGTCTCAACAGCGGCTTTACAGGCGACACCGGGCAATGGCCGGCGCTGCTGCGTTGGGAAAGCGACCACTGGGATGACAAAAACAGCGCGGATACGGCTTACACCGTGGGCCAGCCGCGCGGGTTATGGACGCGAGAGCCGAATGGCAGCGACGGCACGGATGATACGGACGATCTCTCATCATCACTGTGGGGCATCGGCTGGAAACGCTCCTATCTGACCGCGCCACAGGGACATGGCGCCGGACAAGTACTTGTCGATGCCTGGGAGCGCGAGATGCTGTTTTTTTACGACGTCGCTGAGGATGCACTGCTGATCCTGTCGCGCGGCAAAGACGGTCAGTACGATTTCGGTGATACGGGTGGCGACTACGAGGCTCCCGCCAATCCGGTGGAAGCCTTTGATGTAGACAGCTATGACCCGACGGCCACGTACAACACGGACAATGTGACGCTACGGGTGGATGCTATCGACTGGCAGCCCGGTTATTTTCTGTTGCCGCAATTGACCGTGGTCAATGCCTATGTCGGCGATGCCACCTACGACACCACCAAAGCGGCTTTTTACCGCTCGGCGAGCCCGACCGATGGCATCGACCTGCTCAGCGCCTCGGTTCTGACCGATGCCGACAGTGACACCCTGGCGGACGATTGGGTGGTCGGCGACGGCAGCCTGGTTGATCCCGCGTTCAACTACGACGACCTGAGCAGCGAGCTGCTGCCCAGTGGCGCACGCTATCTGGTGGTATGGCATGACGCCGATGACAACGACACGGTGGACAGCGGCGAAAAGTATCGGGCGTTCATTTACCCGGTGACCGCCGAATCCGGCAGCGGCACCCAGGTGACATTAACTATTGACGGCACCACGTTCCACTCAGCCCCGTAA
- a CDS encoding TonB-dependent receptor encodes MKKRVSALVYGIVVTGWLACASSAVAENSPTIVEEETMEVSATSIEQTRGRQVDLDQAQRNLAMDMADVLRDEPAIQIGGGTRNAQRFYLRGIEASNLNIRIDGATQGRNLFQHRGATGGMDADLLKAVTVETLPSSDQGGGGLGGSIKFETLDAQDLATGDRPVGARLKVSHGSVDDAIAGAATGYGLYGNSGLLVHVSGVNTEDYTSGDGDEVHGSAGRDRDYFAKFSLVDQAGHSLRLSAEKNENSGLYRWGAGDSSYDDTATLNYQISERQTQIVDYRYTMPSSTLVDVRFNLFHNEQSLENSDNNTETETEGYGGELRNTARFSLGATDHELSVGGDFYQEDGSYKAAGISRGDDNRSETFGLFIQERMTLGRLQLSAGLRYDDYSADFGAETIDGDELSPSAGAEFNLGYGLTLFGGYGESVRSSGVIPVQWLVSAVDDVTFNQQPGKDSYGKSFEPETSQRYEGGLRFEHDSLLHHGDFFEAELTVFRTEIDDLIAQVGGQRGAPITGFYNDDSIEVNGWELRLAWQLSDFRTSVSYTRARAEDDDGELIGAGVGNRTAATTGDRLMWDTSWQVRPDFSCGYTLDAMAGLDKDDIDRSGYVLHHLQAEWITSIDGLSVQLAVRNLFDRRYSDQTSVGTDSTAVYEPGRDVRLAMIYHF; translated from the coding sequence ATGAAAAAACGTGTTTCCGCTCTTGTGTACGGCATCGTCGTCACCGGGTGGCTGGCCTGCGCCTCAAGCGCTGTGGCCGAAAATTCACCAACGATTGTTGAAGAAGAAACCATGGAAGTCAGTGCAACAAGCATTGAACAAACCCGCGGTCGACAGGTCGATCTCGACCAGGCCCAGCGCAATCTGGCCATGGATATGGCCGACGTCTTGCGTGATGAACCCGCTATTCAAATCGGCGGCGGCACCCGCAACGCCCAACGCTTTTATCTGCGCGGCATTGAAGCGAGCAACCTGAATATCCGCATTGACGGCGCCACTCAGGGACGCAACCTGTTTCAGCATCGCGGCGCAACCGGCGGCATGGATGCCGATCTGCTCAAGGCGGTTACCGTTGAAACCCTGCCCTCGTCAGATCAGGGCGGCGGTGGCCTTGGCGGCAGCATCAAATTCGAAACCCTGGACGCCCAGGATCTGGCCACAGGTGATCGCCCGGTGGGCGCACGGCTCAAGGTCAGTCACGGCAGTGTTGATGATGCCATTGCCGGTGCGGCGACGGGCTACGGCCTCTACGGTAACAGCGGCCTGTTGGTGCATGTCAGCGGGGTCAATACTGAAGATTACACCAGCGGTGATGGCGACGAGGTGCATGGTTCGGCCGGACGCGACCGGGATTATTTCGCCAAGTTCAGCCTGGTGGATCAGGCCGGACACAGCCTGCGCCTGAGCGCGGAAAAAAATGAAAACAGCGGCTTGTACCGCTGGGGCGCCGGTGACAGCAGCTACGATGATACCGCCACGCTCAACTATCAGATCAGCGAACGTCAGACTCAGATAGTGGACTACCGCTACACCATGCCGTCCTCCACTCTGGTCGATGTTCGTTTCAACCTGTTTCACAACGAACAGTCGCTGGAAAACAGCGACAACAATACGGAAACGGAAACCGAAGGCTATGGCGGCGAGCTGCGCAACACCGCCCGTTTCTCCCTCGGTGCAACGGATCATGAGTTGAGCGTGGGTGGGGATTTTTATCAGGAAGACGGCAGCTATAAAGCGGCCGGAATCAGTCGCGGCGATGACAATCGTAGCGAAACCTTCGGCCTGTTCATCCAGGAACGGATGACTCTGGGCCGTCTGCAGTTGTCCGCCGGACTGCGTTATGACGATTACTCCGCCGATTTCGGTGCCGAGACCATTGACGGCGATGAACTGTCGCCGAGCGCCGGTGCCGAATTCAATCTGGGCTACGGTCTGACCCTGTTCGGCGGCTATGGCGAATCGGTACGCAGCAGCGGCGTGATCCCGGTGCAGTGGCTGGTTTCAGCGGTGGACGATGTCACCTTCAACCAGCAGCCGGGCAAGGACAGTTACGGCAAAAGCTTTGAACCGGAAACCTCGCAACGCTACGAAGGCGGGCTGCGTTTCGAACACGACAGCCTGCTGCATCATGGTGATTTCTTCGAAGCCGAACTGACCGTGTTCAGAACCGAAATCGACGACCTCATTGCTCAGGTCGGCGGGCAACGTGGTGCCCCGATCACCGGCTTTTACAACGATGACAGCATTGAGGTCAACGGTTGGGAGCTGCGTCTGGCATGGCAACTGAGCGACTTCCGCACCAGCGTTTCTTACACCCGTGCCCGCGCCGAGGATGACGATGGCGAACTGATCGGCGCCGGAGTCGGCAACCGCACCGCCGCCACGACCGGTGACCGGTTGATGTGGGATACCTCCTGGCAAGTACGACCAGACTTTTCCTGCGGCTACACCCTCGACGCCATGGCCGGTCTCGACAAGGACGACATCGACCGCAGTGGCTATGTGCTGCACCATCTCCAGGCCGAGTGGATCACATCGATTGACGGCTTAAGCGTGCAGCTGGCGGTACGCAACCTGTTTGACCGCCGCTACAGCGACCAGACCAGTGTCGGCACCGACAGCACCGCCGTGTACGAGCCGGGTCGCGATGTCCGCCTGGCCATGATCTATCACTTTTAA
- a CDS encoding type II secretion system F family protein — translation MPLYRYSAMNERGEIQRSTLVAADPSAAAASLAGRGLSLLQLQETDDEATDFSASLARMGRVRQREVIIFLRMLGALIGSGITITEAISVLHAQTTGRRFRAVLEDIKTHIEGGISLSEALAQYPRLFPDIAINMVRAGESGGILQETLNSLVVYLEKKAALRRTVIRAFIYPSIVLLAAIGVIIFLVTFVIPRFLALLQGRSLPWNTQLLFDLSQFLIRYHTPIIAAVLGAVALTVLLFSMQASRQVIDRYKILVPILGPVFRFAVIVQFTRTLASLLQSGLPLVESLRLTNATLSNQALQTALDNGLNKVVGGEPFSETIRAMPIFTSLAAALFRVGEQSGSMDDSARLLADIYEAQLEDRVTLMSSMIEPALIISLGGIVGFVAWSLVSGMLSMYS, via the coding sequence GTGCCACTTTATCGCTACAGCGCCATGAATGAACGCGGGGAGATTCAACGCTCCACCCTGGTGGCCGCGGACCCGTCCGCGGCGGCGGCCAGCCTGGCCGGACGCGGACTGAGTCTGTTGCAGCTGCAGGAAACCGATGATGAAGCAACGGATTTTTCAGCGTCCCTGGCCCGAATGGGACGGGTGCGTCAGCGCGAGGTGATTATTTTTCTGCGCATGCTCGGCGCCCTGATCGGCTCGGGGATCACCATTACCGAAGCCATCAGTGTCCTGCATGCTCAGACTACCGGGCGCCGATTTCGCGCGGTATTGGAAGATATCAAAACCCATATTGAAGGAGGAATCTCCTTGAGCGAGGCGCTGGCTCAGTATCCACGCCTGTTTCCCGATATCGCCATCAATATGGTGCGGGCCGGGGAATCCGGCGGCATTTTGCAGGAAACCCTGAACAGCCTGGTTGTTTATCTGGAAAAAAAAGCAGCTTTGCGGCGCACGGTCATCCGGGCCTTTATCTATCCGTCCATCGTGTTGTTGGCAGCGATCGGTGTAATTATTTTTCTGGTGACATTCGTCATTCCACGCTTTCTCGCCCTGCTTCAGGGACGGTCGCTGCCGTGGAATACCCAATTACTTTTCGACCTGTCGCAATTCCTCATCCGCTATCACACGCCGATCATCGCGGCGGTGTTGGGCGCGGTGGCCTTGACGGTCCTGCTGTTCTCCATGCAGGCGTCGCGGCAGGTTATCGACCGCTACAAAATATTGGTTCCGATACTCGGGCCGGTGTTTCGCTTTGCCGTCATCGTTCAGTTTACGCGCACCCTCGCCTCGCTGTTGCAGAGTGGCCTGCCGCTGGTGGAATCGTTGCGCCTGACCAACGCCACGTTGTCTAATCAGGCGCTGCAAACAGCACTGGACAACGGCCTTAACAAAGTGGTGGGCGGCGAACCGTTTTCCGAAACAATACGCGCCATGCCGATTTTCACCAGCCTGGCCGCCGCCCTGTTCCGCGTCGGTGAGCAATCAGGCAGCATGGACGATTCGGCCAGGTTGCTGGCCGATATTTATGAAGCCCAGTTGGAAGACCGTGTCACCCTGATGAGTTCCATGATTGAACCGGCCCTGATTATCTCCCTCGGCGGCATTGTCGGTTTCGTCGCCTGGTCGTTGGTGTCGGGCATGCTCAGCATGTACAGCTGA
- a CDS encoding type II secretion system protein GspG codes for MGNITIVLISLIALAGALGNAPDEVQSVYSEAIATGRYMATAGDLRSISNMLDYEYLRRGRYPRQDHFALWMSKNFKESQIKEITHDHWDRPLRYVVAKDLQSYTLTSYGPDGTADNEDDLYVTGP; via the coding sequence TTGGGAAACATAACCATTGTTCTGATCAGTCTCATTGCTCTGGCCGGAGCACTCGGCAATGCCCCGGATGAGGTGCAATCCGTGTACAGCGAAGCCATTGCCACAGGACGCTATATGGCAACGGCCGGTGACTTGCGCTCCATTTCCAACATGCTTGATTACGAATACCTGCGCCGCGGTCGCTATCCACGCCAGGATCATTTTGCACTCTGGATGAGCAAGAATTTCAAAGAAAGCCAGATCAAAGAGATCACCCATGACCATTGGGACAGGCCTTTACGTTATGTAGTGGCCAAGGATCTGCAGTCCTACACGCTAACCAGTTACGGCCCCGACGGTACGGCGGATAACGAAGATGATTTATACGTCACCGGCCCCTGA
- a CDS encoding peptidylprolyl isomerase → MKHLLLIVLAALLLSACHETSQPNAVTLVEFDGGSLTDLDVQAHYQKMRKDPKFKDKPNLLTPETVFEHALNMEMIIALGLDKKLHLNPYVREEIHNHMSQLFLRLLQDELIDAIDRNSISDEEARAFYDENQHLYQKKALYRVSTFALNKEQADEALAAIRNGELSFADAAHRYALKQEEQQNGGAIGSRALDRFRPHWREQVSALEEGQVAGPIELDGEWRLLLLHGKSQPYQYSFEEKKEYIRNDLLYQRYQDVWQEVYERLSRQFHVRIDQKALTDFYRDGINAPQEEQR, encoded by the coding sequence ATGAAACACCTGTTACTGATTGTCCTGGCGGCGCTTCTGCTCAGCGCCTGCCACGAAACCTCTCAACCGAATGCCGTCACTCTGGTTGAATTCGACGGCGGCAGCCTGACGGACCTGGATGTTCAGGCGCATTACCAGAAAATGCGTAAAGATCCGAAGTTTAAAGACAAGCCGAACCTGCTCACCCCGGAAACCGTCTTTGAGCACGCCTTGAACATGGAGATGATTATCGCGCTGGGCCTGGATAAAAAACTGCACCTCAATCCCTATGTGCGTGAAGAAATTCACAACCACATGAGCCAGCTGTTTTTACGGCTGCTTCAGGACGAACTGATCGACGCCATTGACCGCAACAGTATCAGCGATGAAGAAGCCCGGGCTTTTTATGATGAGAATCAGCATCTCTATCAAAAGAAAGCCCTCTACCGGGTGTCGACCTTTGCCCTGAACAAAGAGCAGGCGGATGAAGCGCTGGCAGCCATTCGCAATGGCGAGTTGAGTTTCGCTGACGCCGCGCACCGCTACGCCCTCAAGCAGGAGGAACAACAGAACGGCGGCGCTATTGGATCCCGGGCGCTGGACCGTTTTCGTCCGCACTGGCGTGAACAGGTGTCAGCGCTTGAAGAAGGCCAAGTCGCCGGCCCCATCGAACTGGACGGTGAATGGCGCCTGCTGCTTCTCCACGGCAAATCACAGCCCTATCAATACAGTTTCGAGGAAAAAAAGGAATATATCCGCAATGACCTGCTTTACCAGCGTTACCAGGACGTCTGGCAGGAAGTTTATGAGCGCTTAAGTCGTCAGTTTCACGTCAGAATCGACCAAAAGGCGTTAACGGACTTTTATCGCGACGGCATCAACGCTCCACAGGAGGAACAACGATGA
- a CDS encoding ATPase, T2SS/T4P/T4SS family produces MAGRERFGEFLLRHGILSREAISTILEEQRLVRAPFGQIAVRRGYLDEISLTEQLSHFTGIPLLQSDTISDDTEMTARIPKKLARKLGILPLGRGAKNELVCACNGPVPMAALQSMSKLVNRPVTLQLVPAGQLTKMLSDSMSRDFDTSIQVRDLRLFDENVNLVAELLEKLLLRAINMESSDIHLEPGRDEMKVRFRIDGMLKEVEHLPIALADKVLSRIKVLAGLDIAEKRMPQDGAFFFRPQRLDIEINGVNIRTSTLPVIYGEKAVLRLLPSNDSVIGIGEIGMNADTLERFTSLAARPHGILLVTGPTGSGKSTTLYGLLQMLRDETRNITTLEDPVEVKMAGINQTQITAGPKISFAGALRSILRQDPDIIMVGEIRDKDTIDVSLQASITGHLVLSTLHTNDAPSSFTRLLDMGAESFLVATSIRGILAQRLVRRVCPVCAREEMITDEELAMLQISDGQPFTIQRGQGCDRCHGSGYTGRLGLFELLVMDEQLKQMVARRDSAAQLLRYALQEQQFQTLRMDGLEKVRQGLTTPEEIMRVTMD; encoded by the coding sequence ATGGCCGGACGGGAGCGATTCGGAGAATTTCTGCTGCGCCACGGCATCCTCAGCCGCGAAGCGATTTCAACCATTCTCGAAGAACAGCGTCTGGTGCGTGCTCCCTTCGGTCAGATTGCCGTACGCCGCGGCTACCTCGATGAAATCAGCCTGACGGAGCAGTTGTCCCACTTCACCGGCATCCCCCTGCTGCAAAGCGACACCATCAGCGATGATACGGAGATGACAGCAAGAATCCCCAAAAAACTGGCTCGCAAGCTCGGCATTTTGCCCTTGGGACGCGGCGCCAAAAACGAGCTGGTCTGTGCCTGCAACGGTCCGGTGCCCATGGCCGCGCTGCAGTCAATGAGTAAACTGGTCAACCGGCCGGTAACCCTGCAGCTGGTGCCGGCCGGCCAGTTGACGAAAATGTTGTCGGATTCCATGAGCCGTGATTTCGACACCTCGATTCAGGTTCGCGATCTGCGGCTATTCGACGAAAACGTCAATCTGGTAGCGGAACTGCTGGAAAAACTGCTGTTGCGTGCCATCAACATGGAATCTTCGGACATCCATCTCGAACCGGGGCGCGACGAGATGAAAGTGCGTTTTCGCATCGACGGCATGCTCAAGGAGGTGGAGCATCTGCCCATCGCTCTGGCCGACAAGGTGCTGTCGCGCATCAAGGTGCTGGCCGGGCTGGACATCGCCGAAAAAAGGATGCCGCAGGACGGCGCGTTTTTCTTTCGCCCCCAGCGTCTCGACATCGAGATCAACGGCGTCAATATCCGTACTTCGACCCTGCCGGTGATTTACGGTGAAAAAGCGGTTCTGCGTTTGCTGCCGTCAAACGATTCCGTCATCGGCATCGGCGAAATCGGTATGAACGCCGACACCCTGGAACGGTTTACCTCCCTGGCCGCGCGACCACACGGCATCCTGCTGGTCACCGGCCCCACCGGCAGCGGTAAATCCACGACCCTGTACGGATTGCTGCAGATGCTGCGCGACGAAACCCGCAACATCACCACGCTGGAGGATCCGGTGGAAGTGAAAATGGCCGGCATCAACCAGACTCAGATTACGGCCGGGCCGAAGATCTCCTTTGCCGGAGCACTGCGTTCCATTCTGCGTCAGGACCCGGACATCATCATGGTCGGCGAAATCCGCGACAAAGACACCATCGACGTCTCCCTGCAGGCGTCCATTACCGGCCACCTGGTGCTGTCCACCCTGCACACCAATGACGCGCCGTCCTCGTTTACCCGGCTTCTCGATATGGGCGCGGAATCGTTCCTCGTCGCCACCAGTATTCGCGGCATCCTCGCCCAGCGTCTGGTGCGCCGGGTGTGCCCGGTATGCGCCCGCGAAGAGATGATCACCGACGAAGAGCTGGCCATGTTGCAGATCTCTGATGGACAACCGTTTACCATCCAGCGCGGCCAGGGCTGCGACAGGTGTCACGGCAGCGGCTATACCGGACGACTGGGACTTTTCGAATTGCTGGTGATGGATGAGCAACTGAAACAGATGGTCGCCCGACGCGACAGCGCCGCACAATTGCTTCGCTATGCGTTGCAGGAACAACAGTTTCAGACCCTGCGCATGGATGGATTGGAAAAAGTTCGCCAAGGCCTGACCACGCCGGAAGAGATCATGCGCGTCACCATGGACTGA
- the pilO gene encoding type 4a pilus biogenesis protein PilO, which translates to MRKLTKLEKFGLIAAILVSGSYFYLNKVYDPQAKALKKTVAKLNSTIGQYNKLDEPPPLAPVKKAIEKKKQERDDLKQQLHEAGGRSDNAQEAITLLDTINRKAYEQGLLMVQLTPLGPVDEDLYNWESFEVQLTGFFPHLLHFIDSLKAMQQPIELRELNIITSERLDGTITVKAQLLF; encoded by the coding sequence ATGCGCAAACTGACCAAGCTTGAGAAATTCGGGCTGATTGCCGCCATTCTGGTTTCCGGCAGTTACTTTTATCTCAACAAGGTGTACGACCCGCAGGCCAAGGCGTTGAAAAAAACCGTGGCCAAACTCAACAGCACCATCGGCCAGTACAACAAGCTGGACGAACCGCCGCCGCTGGCTCCGGTTAAAAAGGCGATTGAGAAAAAAAAACAGGAGCGCGACGACCTCAAACAGCAGCTGCACGAAGCCGGCGGACGTAGCGACAATGCGCAGGAAGCCATCACCCTGCTCGATACGATCAACCGCAAAGCCTACGAACAGGGCCTGTTGATGGTGCAGTTGACGCCCCTCGGACCGGTTGATGAAGACCTCTACAACTGGGAGTCTTTCGAGGTGCAACTAACGGGTTTTTTTCCGCATCTTCTGCACTTTATCGACAGTCTCAAAGCCATGCAGCAGCCCATTGAACTGCGCGAGTTGAACATTATCACCAGCGAACGGCTTGACGGCACCATCACGGTCAAGGCGCAGCTGCTGTTTTGA
- a CDS encoding PilT/PilU family type 4a pilus ATPase codes for MKQTTFPVRKKPTTIIELLSLVRFQKASDLHLSGGLPPTLRIGGAMRSGDCSPFNPKEVEQLLDQILSTRHKEILRERMSVDLGIEIAEVGRFRVAVYFQRGLMTAAFRILADGMPSFTSLGLPESLSGLPKLRDGLVLITGATGSGKSTTLATIINEINRTSERTIITIEDPIEYMHGNLNSIVFQRELHTDVPSFASAMRDALRSDPDVILVGEMRDLETIRTAITAAETGHLVLSTLHSRDATSSVNRIVGAFPAGEQGQIRQQLSTSLRAVVSQRLLPGHVGGGRVPAVEIMFINTGIANLIRQAKDEMIYSAIETGLREGMQTMEQSLIRLVHNGHITMETALQAARRPDLLKQRLCIAGNL; via the coding sequence ATGAAACAGACGACTTTCCCCGTGCGCAAAAAACCAACCACCATCATCGAACTGCTTTCCCTGGTGCGTTTTCAAAAAGCCTCGGACCTGCATTTAAGCGGCGGTCTGCCGCCGACGTTACGCATTGGTGGGGCCATGCGTAGCGGCGATTGTTCACCTTTCAACCCGAAGGAGGTGGAGCAACTGTTGGATCAGATCCTCAGCACACGCCACAAAGAGATCCTGCGAGAACGGATGTCCGTGGATCTCGGCATTGAGATCGCTGAGGTGGGACGATTCAGGGTTGCCGTTTATTTTCAGCGCGGTCTTATGACGGCGGCGTTTCGTATCCTGGCCGACGGCATGCCGTCATTCACGTCTCTCGGTCTGCCGGAGAGTCTGTCCGGTCTGCCCAAATTGCGCGACGGTCTGGTCCTGATCACCGGCGCCACCGGCAGTGGTAAATCCACCACCCTGGCCACCATTATCAACGAAATCAACCGCACCAGTGAACGGACCATCATTACCATTGAGGATCCCATTGAGTACATGCACGGCAACCTCAACAGTATTGTCTTTCAGCGTGAACTCCACACCGATGTGCCTTCGTTTGCCTCGGCCATGCGCGATGCTCTGCGCAGCGACCCGGATGTTATTCTGGTCGGCGAGATGCGCGATCTGGAAACCATCCGTACCGCCATTACCGCGGCGGAAACCGGCCATCTCGTTTTGTCCACCCTGCACTCACGCGACGCCACCTCGTCAGTCAACCGCATTGTCGGCGCGTTTCCCGCCGGTGAGCAGGGGCAGATCCGCCAGCAACTGTCCACCTCGCTGCGTGCCGTGGTGTCACAGCGTCTTCTGCCCGGCCATGTCGGCGGCGGGCGGGTCCCGGCCGTGGAGATCATGTTCATCAACACCGGCATCGCCAACCTGATCCGTCAGGCCAAAGATGAAATGATCTACTCCGCCATTGAAACGGGTCTGCGTGAAGGGATGCAGACCATGGAGCAATCGCTGATCCGGCTGGTACACAACGGCCACATCACCATGGAGACCGCCCTGCAGGCGGCGCGACGGCCCGATCTGCTCAAACAACGACTGTGCATCGCGGGGAATCTGTAA